In Acidobacteriota bacterium, the genomic stretch ATGACTACTCACTTGGGATCGTGAACTCCGCCTCGACGGGGAGCCTGCTTTCTCCAATTCTCTCAAGGCTGTGCACCGCGATCATCAGCGTTCCTGTCATGAAGGATCATGATCTTGCCGGTCTTTCCGGGACGATGAAGAACTTCTATGGAGCCATCCATAATCCGAACAAATATCATGATAATGCCTGCGACCCATACATCGCCGATATCATGACGATTCCTCACATAAGGAATAAACTCAGATTGACGATTTGCGATGCCATAAGTGTTCAGTACCAAGGAGGTCCTTCCTATAAGCAGAGATGGTGTTGGAAATATAACGGTCTCCTTGTCGGAACCGATTTTGTCTCTGTCGATGCCGTTGCTTACAGACTGATTGAGGACAAGCGCAAGGAAGAAGGACTGAATCCGCTGAAAGGCTCCATGAGGGATCCGGTCTACATTCGTTCTGCCGAGCAAAGAAAGCTGGGGAGGAGCAAACTGGAAGAGATCGAGGTCGTTCATCTATGAGAACGCGTCGTGAATTTCTGATAGATTCCATGAAGGGAGCATGCGCCTCGTGCATAGCTTCAGGGCTATTTCTTGCCGGCAGCTGTTCTGTTCTTATGGCCAGGGAAAAAGACGAAAAGAAATACACAAAAGAGGCGATGTACTATGAGAAGAAAGAGGAGATGAAAATCCTCTGTAAGCTCTGCCCTCGCGAGTGCAGTGTCGCCGACCTCGAGCGCGGGTACTGCGGTGTGAGAGAGAATCGCGGAGGCATCTATTACACACTAGTCCATTCCCGGCCATGCACGTATCACGTCGATCCGATCGAGAAGAAACCATTCTTCCATTTCCTTCCCGGGAGTACGGCTTTTTCCATCGCAACAGCAGGATGTAACGTCGAGTGCAGGTTCTGTCAGAACTGGGACATCTCCCAATTCCGGCCGGAGCAGCTCGAGAGTATCTATATGCCACCGGAAACCGTCCACGCGATGGCTAAGAAAAGCGGGGCAAGATCCATCGCGTATACCTATTCAGAGCCGGTTGTCTTTTACGAATATGTCCTGGATACGGCCAGACTCGGTCCGGAGACCGGGATCAGAAGCGTTGTTGTCTCCAATGGCTACATTCAGGAGAAGGCCATCATCGAACTCTGCCAGCATCTCGGTGCGATCAAGATCGACCTGAAGGCTTTTACGGAGAAGTTCTACCGGGAAGTATGCAACGGAAAACTGGAACCTGTCCTGAAGACCCTGCTCGCCATCAAGAAGACGGGAATATGGTTTGAGATCGTAGTCCTCATAATCCCTACGCTGAACGATTCCGAAATTGAACTTAGGAAGATGAGCCGATGGATCCGGGAGAATCTTGGACCTGATGTCCCCGTTCACTTCACAAGGTTCCACCCGACATATAAGATAAAGAATCTGCCACGTACTCCACTACCTGTCCTGGAAAGAGCCAGAGATACTGCTCGATCAGAGGGGCTGAATTTTGTCTATATGGGAAATGTTCCAGGGCATGAATCGGAAAACACTATCTGTCCCTCATGCAAGAATACCATCATCAAGAGGTATGGCTACCTCATCATGAATATGGATATCGCTAACGGGAAGTGCGGCAAATGCGCTCGCACCATCCCGGGTGTCTGGTCTTAGTCCGCTTCAGCAAAATATCTATTCATTCCCCGGCAGGAGTGCCATCAGCATTACTATGAACGAGACGACCTTCAATGTCGCGATGGCTATCATCGTTATCCAGAGCCCACCAAGCGGTATGAGAAGAACACCGATTAGAAAAGCGCCAAAAGTCGCACCAAGATGATCTGCAGCATCCACGATCCCTGCCGATCTTCTGACATCCTCGCTTGCCTTGAGATACAGCCGCACCGCAACGGGAAATTCAAAACCGGTCAGGAAGCCGGAAAGGAACATGAGGAAGGCAAAAAAGATCTCAGTAGTCAGAGAGGTCTCCATCTCGACGGAATAAAGAAGAACGAGGAAGGGTATGAGCAGGAAGGAAAAGAGCAATGCGGCAAAATCTGAAAGGAGCATGAGAATCCTCTCCGAGAAACTCCTGAAAAGAAGTTTCATAAAAATTCCTCCTGAAGCCAGTCCGAGCATGAACAGGGCAACAAGCAGACCGATCTTCCCATAAAGGTATCCGAGGATGTTCTGAAAGGAGAAGATGAGGACAAGGCTCCAGGCCATTCCAGCAAAGCCAGTGGATGCAATGCATAGGATGAGGAACGGTCTCGATGGGTTTTTCCTCAATCTCTTGAGCATGAGCGTGAGAAATGAGAAAAGAAGCAGAAGCAGCAGAATCAGAACGGTCCAGATGATCTTTCCAAATTTTTCTATGATCAGGAGAAAACTCTGGAGGGGGCTTCCGGAATATCTAACCCATAATTTGAGGCTGTAAAAGTACGTAATGGGCCGGAAATCGGTGTTGAATTCCTTGATGGGATTTCTTTCCAGGGTATTCCTGACGAATTCCACCCTGTCATGAGGAAAGAACAGTCTGAAGAAATCCCCCGTGAAGATGCTTGATTCAATCTTGCGATCCATGAAACGAGTGGCGAGTATCCTGGGTTCTGAAGAAGGAGTTTCTTCAAAGTCCGATGCGAAAAAGTAGGCCTCTTCCGTCGGTGATATGACCACATGCTTGAAGGTCTGCCCTATAGAGTGATAGACAGAAGAGACGTATCCCAACATCTCTTCCCCGAAATAGTTTAGGGAGGATGAGATGGATGTCACGAATAAGCCAGATGGGTTAAGCTTCCTCTTGACTTCTCTGAAGAAGTCGTTTGTGTAGTATCGATTCGCATAGGCCGTTGAGGGGTCAGGTGTTCCGACGAGGATGATATCATAGCGGCCATCGGTAAATTTTACGAAATGCCTTCCATCAGTATTGTGCGTATAAACGCGGGGATCGAGAAGCGCATCGGCGATTTCATCAGGCAGAAATTTCTGGACAAAGGATATCAGGATAGGGTCAATCTCCACATAATCGATTCTTTTTACCGGGTATCTCAGGATCTCTCTGATGATACCAGTGTATCCCCCGCCGATGATGAGGATCGTCTCTGGAGCCGGATGCTGGGACATGACGAGATGGGCTTTAATCGCGCTCTGATAGGGGTCCGGGAAAGAATTTCCGTACTGTCCGTTGAAATAGATTGAATAGAGGCCATCCTGCTTAGAGATGGCCATGTTCTGATATTTCGAATCGCTTTCAGCGATCAATTCCACAGGACCCGCGAAGCTGAGCCATCGCATTCGCGCGGTTCTTTGCTGGGCTTCTTCCGGGAATTCGAAGAATGAGAGAAAAACGAGGGCTCCCAGGAGCAGAACGGAAACCATCTTCAGGGCCTTTTTAAAGAAGTTGGATATCTCCAGCAGAGAGAGCATACCAATGGAGAGTGCAGGAAGAAAAGAGGCGAAGGATAGGATTCTGAAAACATCCAGATTGGGAATGAAGACAAAGGTAAACAGGAGTCCGCCAATCAGGCTGCCTGCCGCTTCCCATATATAAAGAGTCGTGACGACAGTGGCTGTTCTATCGATCTTCGGTGAGAATAGTCTTGCCACGACTGGAAAAAGGGCGCCGACCATGAGGCTGGTCGGCGATACGAGGAGGAAACTGGTAAGTACGATTTTGAAGAACGAGACATATTCTCCCGGCGGTGTTCCTGAGAAAACTCTCGAGAGCCTGATGAATGAGACCTGCAGAGGAGCAAGAAGGAAAAATGCAGCGAGAATGATTGCTGCCAGAAAGGTGAGGTTGTTGGGGCTTCCACTTCCGTATGAGGCGATAAAGGCGCCCAAAAAAATCCCTGTCAGCCAGATGGCGAAGATGAGTCCAATGCAGAGTTCATTTCCATAGAAAACGACGAGGATTTCTCTCAGAAATGAGACCTGCAATATGATGGCGAAGAATCCAATAGAGAAAGATATTACGCGCAGGGCAACTTTCTTACGGTCTGCCATGTCTTATGCCTTCCACACTCGCCTTCACTTATTAAGCTTGCCTTCAGATTTCATCTCATAGAGGACCTTCTGAGCTTCGTATCTTACATCCTGTGATTTATCGGTCCTAGAGATGGTCTCCAGGAGGTCTATGTCATCTTCAGTCCCTACAGTTTTGATTGCTCTTATGGCCTCAATCCTCACAGAAGGATCTTCATCCCTGCGTGCTTTCTCTCTCAACGTGCGAACGATCTCTTCCCTGCCCTCGATCCTTGTTTTGCCATTTGCTTCCCCTTCGAAGAGCTGCCTGAGGATCAGCATGGAATAGAGCCGGAATCGAGGGGTGTTCCCCCGAGAGAATTCCAGGATCTGAGGGATTATGTTTGGATCGGCCGTTCTGAACTTGACGATCTCTTGTAACCCGGCCTCAACCATGAAATGGTTTTTTTCCTCCAGTAGCTTCTTGTGTTCATCCCAGATTTGAAGCTGGTTCTTCAGTGCTTGGATCCGTACAAAGCGCTTGATGGCGTCGAGCAAGAGGGTGATAGATTCTTCTGAAACTGATAGTTTCCCTTCCGCCCGTCCGATGAGGGTAAATATTTTCTTCTTCACCTTGCCCGATGATCTCTTTGCCGGCTCAAGAAAGAGGACTGCCCTCTCGCCGGTGCGGAAAGTGATCTTATCTTCTCCTGGTTTACTTTCGAAATTTTCCTTCCTGAATGATACCTGGATAGATTCTTCTTGATACGTTCCCTTTAGAATCTCGTCGATAGTGGCAAGGACATATTTTGCATCATCGACTACGATAGTAGAAAGGACGATTAGTTCCGCCACGGCAACTTTCTCGTATAGGCTCTGCTTCTCCACAGCCTGAAGAGAAGAAACGCTAAAGGCCGGAAGGCTGAATAGTAGCAGGAGGAAGAAAAAACGGTATCTATGCTCCTTCTTGTTCATGATTTTTGTCAAGCTGATACTCGCTCTTAGCGCCAATCACTCATTAACCTGATGGCTAAGTCAATCGTCCGCTGCCTAAAAGATGAATAGCGATCCACTACATCGTCCATTTTTATAGTATACAGCAGAGTGTAAGGAAGCGCTTTAAAAAGTGGGATGCGGAAAGATAGAAGAATTATTCCTCGGGCCTGCCGAGGCGGTTGGGCTTCAATATCTTAAAGAAGCAATAAAATGTGATTCCAAAGATGATGACCCAGCTGGTTATCATGAAGATCCACCCAATAGTCGTCATGACCGCAATCGTCATAGAGTCGCTCTGCAATATCCGTTGAATTTCACGAGATTAATCTTTCTTTTCCTCGAACTTGAAGCTGATGACAAGATGAAATTCCCTTTTCTCTTTACCCATTTCAATGATGAGTGGAAGCTTGATATCCTTTTCCTCAGTTGCGATGAATCTGAGATCATCTTTTTCCGCGGTAGCGGGGGGAGAAGAAGGAACTGATTCTGGCATAGGGATCTCGAAAGGTTCTACTGCAGCAGGTGCTGCCATAGGAGTTTCAGGCACAGCGGGTGAAGCATTTTCAAACTCTATCTGCTCCACCTCAGGTGTTTCTTCGATCTCGATCTCTTCAAGGTCATCGAGAATTTCGATCTCGGCTTCGTCCCCTCTGGCAAGATCTTCCTCCGGCGGGACGCGGACTTCTGGCACGCGGGTGGAGGCTTGGCCTGCCATCCTTTGGATTACTGGATCAGGAGTAGGCGCGGCTGATGGTGCGGCATGAATCTCTTGAGAATCCATCTTCTCAGCAGGACAGGAGATGACTTCCTCCATGCTCTTTCGAATCTCAACAGGAGCTTCGTGGGAATGTTGCCCTGTTTCAGCTTTCTTTTCTTCGGGTATCTTTCTCATCTCCTCATACTTCTTTATATCATATTTCTTGGAGAGAGAGATGAGGACAAGCTTTGTGATGGCTCTCAGAGTATCCTGTACACCTATTCCCATGGTTGCGACGGACTCGAAGAATGGAGAATTGTATTTGTTCAGAGCAAGATTGAGATCCTCTATGGATGAGAGGGAGGGAAGGTCTCTCTTATTGTACTGAAGGACAAGCGGCATATCCTTGATGTTCAGACCGTTGCCCTTCAGGTTCTCGTCGAGATTTTTGAGACTTTCGATGTTGGCATTGAATAAGTGCTTCTGGGAATCTGCCACGAAGACAAGTCCATCGGAACCCTTCAGAACAAGTTTCCTGGTTTCGTTGTAAAAGACCTGACCGGGAACAGTGTATAGCTGGATCCTCGTCCTCATGCTGGCGATCTCTCCGAGATCGAGAGGGAGGAAATCGAAGAAGAGGGTACGATCGGTTTGCGTGGCGAGAGAGAGCATCTTCCCCTTTACATGTTCAGCAAGAGAGCTATAGATGTATTGCAGGTTCGTGGTTTTTCCACAGAGACCGGGTCCATAATAGACAATCTTGGCTATCAATTCCTTGGCGGCATAGTTGATGAGAACCATTATTACCCTCTCACTCCGTGAGAAATCTCAACAAAATATAACTTATTTATTTTTGCGTTTCAAGTTTTACCTTTTTCCCCTCCCGGAACTCCATTCTGACTGGGACAGGAGAGAGGTCGAATTTATCTCTGATAAGATTTTCAAGAAATCTTCTCTGGGATGCAGAGATGTTCTTCGCATTATTGGCGAAGACAATGAAACGTTGGGGACCGACTCCTGCCTGGACCATATAGAAGATCTTTGTAGCGAAAGATGATGAGGAAAAAAGAGCATGCGCTCTTGCGGTTTTCAATACGAGCTTGTTCAATTCGGATGTTCGGATCCTCATTGTGTATTTGCAGTATAAGAGATCCACTGCGGGAAGGATCTTCCTGATTCCGGCTCCGCTGAGAGCGGAAACGAAGAGAACGGGGATTCCTTTCATGAATCTCAGCTTACGATCCACTTGATCTTTGAGACGCCTGGCCGCTTCTTCTCTGTTTTCCATCAGGTCCCACTTGTTAAACAGGATTAGGAGTGGTTTTAGGCTATCGATGGCATATCCGGCGATGGATACATCCTGTGCCGTCATTCCCTCCATGGAATCGAGGACAAGGATGACGACGTCACCCATTTTGATGTTCTGTCTTGCCTTGATGACCGCAATCTTCTCGACAGGACCTCGCACCCTCTTCTTCTTTCTGATCCCGGCAGTATCCACTATGATGTATCTCTTTCCTTTCAATTCAAGGAGGCTGTCAACGGAATCGACAGTAGTTCCTGGGGCCTCGGAGACGATCATCCTATTATCGTTCAGAAGAGCATTAAGGAGGGATGATTTCCCCACATTCTGTCTCCCGGAGATTACAACCCTCATTCCATCCGTCTCGCTGCGGACAGCCTTCTCTATTAAAGGAGCAGAATCTTCCAATCCTCTCTCTATCCTTTCGATGAGAAGGTCGAGCCCGAGGGAATGTTCCGCTGAGATCGGGATCGGATCTCCTACGCCAAGGGCATAGAATGGAAAGAGAATTTCTTCTCTACCAGGGGCATCCATTTTATTGACGCATAGGATGATCCTGGTTCCGCTTTTGATTAGGAAGAGGGCAATATTTTCATCTAGAGGAGTCACTCCTCTCTGAGCATCAACGACAAGGAGAGTCAGCACGAAATCCTGAACAGCCCTTGCGACCTGTCTCTGAACCGCTTTAGATATCTTTTCACTGCTGCTTGGAATGAGCCCTCCTGTGTCTGTCACAGTAAACCGTACATTTCCATCGATGAACTCTCCAGTGACCATATCCCTGGTCACACCAGGCTCGCTGTAAACGATCGATTTGCGCTTGCCGATTAGACGATTGAAGAGAGTCGATTTACCCACATTTGGAGCTCCCACAATGAGAACTCCTCTCCTCTTTGCTTGAAGATCATTTCTGCTCATTACGTCAAAATATAACATAGCTCATATGAAAATCCTATCGATGGGATCTGCTATGAAGAGGAACAGTTTCTGTCTTGATGGTTTCTTGTGGCATGAATTCGCCTGTTGAAATGGCTTGACAGAACTTATTTTCTTTTCATATAATTACGATGATTTTCCCCTATCTGGAGGAGATGATGATTAAAGCTGACATAATCAACAGAGTTGCTGCCGAAACCGGTGTATCAAAAGTGAAAGCGATTATGGCCGTTGAAGCCATTTTTGCAGCCATCAAGGAATCGATGAAAAAGGGGGAACGGATCGAGTTGAGAGGCTTCGGAGTTTTTCAGGTGAAGGCGAGAAAGAGAGGGATCGGTAGGAATCCCAGAACGGGAAGCGAAGTGAGAATCCCTCCCGGAAAGACGATAAAATTCAAGGCAGGGAAAAATCTGAGAAACCTAACCGTTTGATGGGAAGCTTTCTGGAGTTGAATCTGCCGCTCGCGAAGAGCGGCATTTTTTTAGAATGATTTTCAGACTGTGTTTCATCAATTGCCTGCTTCTGCTCATCACGGTCTATTCTACGACCATGGCTGGTGCCATGTTCGAGGAATACGGCTATTCATTCACTTCATTCATCTTTTTGATCATGAACCCCTGGGCTCTGAAATCGGGGCTTCCCTTTTCGTTCTGGCTGATCCTGATCCTTGGCCTCCATGAGATGGGACACTACTGGGCATGCAGCAGATACGGTGTTGCAGCGACTTTCCCCTTCTTCCTTCCGGGCCCCACCATTTTTGGGACCTTTGGTGCCGTTATCAAGATAAGAGGAATCATCCCGCACAGGAACGCGCTGTTCGACATAGGCATGGCCGGACCGCTGGCCGGTTTTCTTGCTTCCATTCCAGCTTTAATCATCGGGCTCTCGCAGGCAACCGTCTCCGATATTCCCATTCAGGAGGGAACGGTTCTATTCGGTGATTCGATTTTAATCTCTCTTCTGGATACCCTTTTCTTTTTGCGAGGTGGAGAAGTTGCTCTGAATGTCAATTCAATCTTTTACGCTGGCTGGGTCGGCCTGCTGGCAACAACGATGAACCTCTTTCCTGTTGGCCAGCTTGATGGCGGGCATATCTGTTATGCGATATCGAGAAGATTTCACAGGGTGATCTCGTACGTTACGATCTTTGCCATAGCCACTCTCATCATGTACTCCCTGATCATGAGAGGGTTCTCCGTTTGGGTTCTGTGGTTTGCTATCCTGATCGTTATGCGAGCACGGCACCCTAGACTCCTCGATGAGGAGGTTCCCCTGACAGCAGGAAGACGATGGTTTTCCATCATCTCCCTTGCCATATTATTACTCTCTTTTATGCCTGACCCCATTTCCATCCAGCCCTGAGCGCAAGGCATCGTTGAGTTCAAAAGTCATCGGATTGATATAGGAAGATGCGGAGAAGGATTTACCGTCACTGAGGACAGTCACCGCTCCATCCCGGTCCGTGCGAAAGAGAGAAGACCCCATTCTCTCTATCCTTGCAAGGACTTCTCCTGACGGATGTCCCCACTGGTTGGAGGAACCGACCGAGATGAGGCAGAGACGCGGGTTTACTTCTTTCAAGAATCTCTCGGAGGAGGAATCTCTGCTCCCATGGTGCCCAATCTTCAATATTTCGCTATTGAGCTCAATTCCTGAGTCGATGAGAAGCTTCTCCATCTCCGAAGGGGCATCTCCCATGAAAAGGAATCTGACATTTCCATCGATGATCCTGACGACGAGCGATCTTTCGTTCCCTGTCCTTTCTCCGGATTTGCTGGAAACGGGATTCATAATGTGAATCACGGCTCTTCCCATTGATAGCTTCTGGTCCTCGCTTAGTAGAGTCAACTTTGTTCCGCGTCTCCTGCAGGAATCCTCGATCACTCGAAAGAGCGTTTCTCCCGTCTCCTGCTCGGATATCATTACTTCGGAAACATGAAAATTCTCTATTAGTGCTGGGATCCCTCCTGCATGATCACTGTGCAGATGCGAGGCGATCATCCTGTCGACCTTCTTGAATCCTCTCATGAAGAGATATCGTGATACAACCATTTCTCCGGCGTCGAAAATGTTTTCCGATCTTCCTCCTCCATCGATGAGAATTGTGCCACCATCAGGAGAGACAACCAGCGATGCTTCACCCTGCCCCACATCTATAAAGGTGACTTCGAAGAAACGGTGGATTTCGGGCGAGAAGGGATAACTCACGATGATACTGAGCGCGAAGCAGAAAAGAACGAGGAATATGATCTTCATAGGTTTATAATTTCTTGAGAGAAGGATACCGAGAGAAGAGGAATAGTACAAAATGATGAAAAAAGGGGAAGGGGTAGGGATCCTGTGAGAAAGGAAGGGAAGATTGACGTAAAGCGAACAGGTTGCAAGGATCGCCTTGATCAATAAATCTAAGATGAAGAGTATGGTACGCGCAAGCGCGGCACTGAAGAGCGAAGAGACTTCCATGGCCAGTCCGAGCGGCACGATGAGAGCCGAAAGAGGAACAGCCACGATATTCGTGAATAAGGAGAGGAGAGTGACGGTATTGAAGTGATAGGCAATGATTGGAATGACGCCTATTTGAGCCGATGCCGTTGCCGCAATGATAGTGGAAAGGCATCCTGACCATTTCGTGTAACGCTCCACCTGGGAATGGAACTTTATCAGCGATGCCGTCGCAGCAAACGTGAGTTGAAAGCCAGGGTCATAGAGGAGACCTGGATTGAAGATGAGCATTCCGAAAGCGGCAAGGGAAATGCAGCTCATGATGTTGATTTTTCTGTACAAACTTCTTGCTATAAGGTATGTGACAGACATGATGACGGCTCGCAGTGCAGAACTTCTTCCACCGCAGAGAATCAAATAGGAAAGAAGTGTCAGACAAGTCAGAAGGCATGCTGCACGATCCTGGATTCTCAGGATCGTAAAGAGCTTGAAGAGAGCCAATGCAATTATCCCTATGTGAAGCCCAGAGATGGCCACGATGTGATATACGCCTCCCATTCTCAAGGTCTTTTCCGTCGAGATATGCATCCCTTCCCGGCTCCCAAGAGTCATGGCCAGGATGATACTCGTCGCATCGAAATTCTCAGCATCTTGAGCGTTCATCTCCCAGAGACTCAAGATCAGTCTCTGGCGGAATTCCGAGATCTTTCCAATGGGATGGATTCCATGACTCTTTTCGATCTTTATGAGAGCATGATTTTTTACAGAACCGGTAAGATTGATCCCCTGCCTGTCAAGATATGATCTATAATCGAAAGCTCCAGGATTTCCAAAGTTTCTTGGCACTCTGATTCGTGCATAGGCGGAGATTATGTCGCCCGCTCTGAAGATCGTTCGTTCCTTGCCAGAATCATGCGGGATGAAGAGCCTGATTCTTCCCCGCGCCTCTCTTGCCCGGTTCCGGAAGGCAAGCTTCTTCAGATCGACGGTGAGAAACGTTCCCTTCCGCGATGGTTCGATGCCAGCAGTGATTCTTCCTGAGATTTCCATGTCGGCATTTTGAAATTGTTCGGGTTGTCTCTGGATAAGGTTCCTCAAATGATTCTCTGGAAGAGCGTAATATCTAAGAGAGGAGGCGAATGAACCAAGCAGGAGGAAGGAAAGAAGGATGAAGATGATCGAATAGCCGGGTCGGGACCATGCGAAGCATAGAGATGAGGCGGTTATGGATAGAAAGAGCAGAGGAATGATGACGATAGGGGGAGGATGAGAAATATCACAGCAGAGAATTCCCGCTATGAAGGGGAAGACGCAAAGGAGCGCAGGATATTTTATGATACGATGGATCAATGAACGTTCTCAATGATCCCCCCGGCTGGCTTAATGAAAAAAAAGAGATATCCTTGGAATGCCAAATTTTTTTCTAAGCTTTCTAATGACGTATCTTCTCTTTATATCCTCGAAGCTATCCGGACTCATGAACTTAGACATTCGTGAGAACTCAGTCTCGGCTTCCCTTCCGGCGCGATCCATTTCTGCAGTGTTGCAACATTTAAGAAGTGCATCGCCGACTTCATCATCCCATAATGAGAACCTCTCCTCGAGGGATTCTAACTCATTCTCCCTCCATGCGGTGGAAGATAGGATTCGGCTTATCTCTTCTGCAACTTTCTTCAAGGATCGTGAGAGCTCTTCCATCCCCTCGAGTCTCTCGGAGAGACCGGTAAGGGAACGTTGAAGAGAGATCAGAAACTCCTGCGTCCTCTCATGATCGATCTCCTCCCCCTTTTTTTCTCCTTTACCTATCCGGGACTCTCGAAAGGATTCCCAGCAATCTTCAATGATATGCTTGAAGTAAGAGAGAGTGCTAATTGGGCGCCTGCGTGCTTTGCGTGAGCCTGCCTTCTCAAAACCAATCTCGAGAGCTTCTATCACGACGATGGATGGAATCCCTCTCTTCTTCCATTCCGACATCAGAGCCCAATCCTTCGGCGATATGAGGAGGGGAGTTCCTCTCAGCTGATTGAATCTCCTTTCGATTTTTCCAAAGTAGTCCTCTTCTTCATGATTTTCTGTTTTTCTCATAGATGATCCTGAGCCCCAGAAGAGTCAGATGAGGGTTAAAATCGTCAATACATTTTATATCACGGGAGAAAGTGCCGGAGAGCCCTCCAGTGGCGATGACACGGGCCTGCGTTCCAAGTTCCTCCCGTATCTCTTTCACGATTCCCTCAACGAGTACGATGTACCCGTGATAGATACCGGACTGTATGCTGTGTACAGTATTTTTTCCGATCACCTTAGGGGGTTTCTTGATACTGGTTCTCGGAAGCCTTGCCGTCCTTTCAAAGAGAGCTTCTGCCGCGATCTGAGGCCCAGCAGCAATAACTCCCCCCAGATACTCCCCTTTTTCATTGATGACATCGAAGGTTGTGGCTGTCCCAAAATCGATTACGATTGCCGGCCCGCCATAAAGCGTGAAGGCTGCGACGGAATTCGTTATTCGGTCTGCTCCGACATCGTGGGGATTTTCATACAGGATTGGCATGCCTGTTTTCACTCCAGGTTCCACAAAAAGAGGTTCGATCTGGAAGTAGATCTTTGACATCTCTTCGAGGGTTGCATTTAGCGTCGGCACAACCGACGAGATCGCGATGGCGTCCACGCGGCTCGCATCGATCCCTGCAAGAGAGATAAGATTTCTTGTAAGGATGCCGTACTCATCGATGGTTCTATCCTTTACGGTTGACAGTCGCCAGTCCGATATCAGTTCCTCCCCAGAGAATATACCCAGAACGGTGTTTGTGTTTCCAACGTCGATGACTAAAAGCATTTTGTATCTCCTGGAATGATAGATAGGTCGCCGAGGGCAAGCGTGACTCTTTCCCCCGATTCCATCTCGATCATGAGTTCTCCGATATTCGTCACACCCCGCGTGATTCCTCGGTACGTTAGGCTGCCATTCTTCACCGTGACCATGCAGCCGTTATGGCACGGGCAGAGTTCCTTCCATTGCGCGATGAGAGGGGAGAAATCTTTCTGGAGAGCCATGGGATAAAATGTGCTGAGATGCGAGAGAAGCTTAATGACAAGCTGCTCTCGAGATACAGCCAGTGTACTCTCCATGAGAAGCGATGTGGACAGCGATGCGATCTCTGTGGGGAAATCTGTGTCCAGGTGATTGACATTGATTCCGATCCCGAGGACGGCAAACTTGACGAAGTTCTCCACTAGTTTGATCTCCGCAAGAATTCCCCCTACTTTTTTCGTGCCGAGCATAATGTCGTTTGGCCATTTGATCTCGGCCTTCAGCCTAGCTACATCCTCAATCGCTTTAACGATGCCGACCGAAGCCATCATGGTAAACCTCGGCGAAGAGAGCGCCTCAACCTCCGGTCTCAGGATGATGGATAGATAGATTCCCTTG encodes the following:
- a CDS encoding DUF362 domain-containing protein, yielding MMGAIRKSRRDFLMQLSAAGSAFFFDVPSFIAQERANGSHSRVCLARDDSIKGVDGSLSREKIQLMLSRSMRKLTDKTDEIDAWKQLFSSDDTVGIKVNCLAGKGLSSNPELILAIVEGLKGIGIREERIIVWDRTNDDLIKAGYSIVEETGSGYRCFGTNGEYDYSLGIVNSASTGSLLSPILSRLCTAIISVPVMKDHDLAGLSGTMKNFYGAIHNPNKYHDNACDPYIADIMTIPHIRNKLRLTICDAISVQYQGGPSYKQRWCWKYNGLLVGTDFVSVDAVAYRLIEDKRKEEGLNPLKGSMRDPVYIRSAEQRKLGRSKLEEIEVVHL
- the amrS gene encoding AmmeMemoRadiSam system radical SAM enzyme — its product is MRTRREFLIDSMKGACASCIASGLFLAGSCSVLMAREKDEKKYTKEAMYYEKKEEMKILCKLCPRECSVADLERGYCGVRENRGGIYYTLVHSRPCTYHVDPIEKKPFFHFLPGSTAFSIATAGCNVECRFCQNWDISQFRPEQLESIYMPPETVHAMAKKSGARSIAYTYSEPVVFYEYVLDTARLGPETGIRSVVVSNGYIQEKAIIELCQHLGAIKIDLKAFTEKFYREVCNGKLEPVLKTLLAIKKTGIWFEIVVLIIPTLNDSEIELRKMSRWIRENLGPDVPVHFTRFHPTYKIKNLPRTPLPVLERARDTARSEGLNFVYMGNVPGHESENTICPSCKNTIIKRYGYLIMNMDIANGKCGKCARTIPGVWS
- a CDS encoding fused MFS/spermidine synthase, yielding MADRKKVALRVISFSIGFFAIILQVSFLREILVVFYGNELCIGLIFAIWLTGIFLGAFIASYGSGSPNNLTFLAAIILAAFFLLAPLQVSFIRLSRVFSGTPPGEYVSFFKIVLTSFLLVSPTSLMVGALFPVVARLFSPKIDRTATVVTTLYIWEAAGSLIGGLLFTFVFIPNLDVFRILSFASFLPALSIGMLSLLEISNFFKKALKMVSVLLLGALVFLSFFEFPEEAQQRTARMRWLSFAGPVELIAESDSKYQNMAISKQDGLYSIYFNGQYGNSFPDPYQSAIKAHLVMSQHPAPETILIIGGGYTGIIREILRYPVKRIDYVEIDPILISFVQKFLPDEIADALLDPRVYTHNTDGRHFVKFTDGRYDIILVGTPDPSTAYANRYYTNDFFREVKRKLNPSGLFVTSISSSLNYFGEEMLGYVSSVYHSIGQTFKHVVISPTEEAYFFASDFEETPSSEPRILATRFMDRKIESSIFTGDFFRLFFPHDRVEFVRNTLERNPIKEFNTDFRPITYFYSLKLWVRYSGSPLQSFLLIIEKFGKIIWTVLILLLLLLFSFLTLMLKRLRKNPSRPFLILCIASTGFAGMAWSLVLIFSFQNILGYLYGKIGLLVALFMLGLASGGIFMKLLFRSFSERILMLLSDFAALLFSFLLIPFLVLLYSVEMETSLTTEIFFAFLMFLSGFLTGFEFPVAVRLYLKASEDVRRSAGIVDAADHLGATFGAFLIGVLLIPLGGLWITMIAIATLKVVSFIVMLMALLPGNE
- a CDS encoding HEAT repeat domain-containing protein → MNKKEHRYRFFFLLLLFSLPAFSVSSLQAVEKQSLYEKVAVAELIVLSTIVVDDAKYVLATIDEILKGTYQEESIQVSFRKENFESKPGEDKITFRTGERAVLFLEPAKRSSGKVKKKIFTLIGRAEGKLSVSEESITLLLDAIKRFVRIQALKNQLQIWDEHKKLLEEKNHFMVEAGLQEIVKFRTADPNIIPQILEFSRGNTPRFRLYSMLILRQLFEGEANGKTRIEGREEIVRTLREKARRDEDPSVRIEAIRAIKTVGTEDDIDLLETISRTDKSQDVRYEAQKVLYEMKSEGKLNK